One region of Astyanax mexicanus isolate ESR-SI-001 chromosome 15, AstMex3_surface, whole genome shotgun sequence genomic DNA includes:
- the socs5a gene encoding suppressor of cytokine signaling 5a yields MEKVGKVWSNLKRGCQSLLHPDGGSRGEQVQQQTQQDTFCQSVDQPEREAQPPQSPASPSSRSRSALPLVSRRVNGSAGRRHHNCVADVPQILEITVEQDTEDGRVPLGTRRDSYSRHAPWSGKKRHSCSTKAQSSLETTERRSGRSRRRHGTSGISREELEPGAPRSLRQQFHDTMGLCLPLRSSSRNAQVRPPKRKIQITELMLETCPFPPGSDLARKWHLIKQHTTPVASTAVDCSTEGPDAARGSPEDEEERLRERRRLSIEEGVDPPPDAQIHTVEAITAPLASIYKLGPKLAPGMGETVGESRGATAADCDSEDDDSTTLCLQARRPKQRHVSTESHLGSKQAGLWKVHTQIDYIHCLVPDLLQITALPCYWGVMDRYEAEALLDGRPEGTFLLRDSAQEDYLFSVSFRRYGRSLHARIEQWNHNFSFDAHDPCVFHAATVTALLEHYKDPSACMFFEPLLTSPLHRTFPFGLQSLARATICRGTTYDGIAALPLPQALQDYLREYHYKQRVRVRWLEREPLKAK; encoded by the coding sequence ATGGAGAAGGTAGGCAAGGTGTGGAGCAACCTGAAGAGGGGATGTCAGTCTCTGCTCCACCCAGATGGAGGTTCCCGTGGGGAACAAGTTCAACAGCAGACTCAGCAAGATACATTTTGCCAGAGTGTGGACCAGCCCGAGCGAGAGGCCCAGCCACCACAATCACCAGCCAGCCCTTCCTCTCGCAGCCGGTCAGCTCTCCCTCTGGTCTCCCGGAGGGTCAATGGGAGCGCTGGAAGGCGGCACCATAACTGTGTGGCTGATGTTCCTCAGATATTGGAGATAACAGTAGAGCAGGACACAGAGGATGGACGTGTCCCTCTGGGTACCCGCAGAGACTCTTATTCGCGTCACGCTCCCTGGAGTGGCAAGAAGAGGCACTCGTGCTCCACCAAGGCACAAAGCTCCTTGGAGACCACCGAACGACGCAGTGGCCGTTCTCGCCGTAGGCATGGAACAAGCGGCATTAGCAGGGAAGAGCTTGAACCAGGAGCGCCGCGCTCCCTGCGCCAGCAGTTCCATGACACTATGGGCCTGTGCCTACCTCTCCGCTCTTCGTCGCGCAATGCCCAGGTTCGACCACCTAAACGCAAGATACAGATCACCGAGCTCATGCTGGAGACGTGCCCCTTCCCACCTGGCTCAGACCTTGCCCGCAAATGGCACCTTATCAAACAACATACAACGCCTGTTGCCTCCACAGCAGTGGACTGTTCTACAGAAGGTCCTGATGCCGCTCGTGGATCTCCGGAGGACGAGGAAGAGCGCCTGCGCGAGCGACGAAGACTCAGTATAGAAGAGGGCGTGGACCCACCACCTGATGCCCAGATTCACACAGTAGAGGCCATTACAGCTCCCCTGGCCTCCATCTACAAGCTAGGACCTAAACTGGCCCCCGGGATGGGGGAGACCGTCGGCGAGAGCCGGGGAGCCACGGCGGCTGACTGTGACTCCGAAGACGATGACTCTACCACCCTTTGCTTGCAGGCTCGTCGACCCAAGCAGCGGCACGTCTCAACGGAGAGCCACTTGGGCAGTAAGCAAGCAGGGCTGTGGAAGGTGCACACACAGATCGACTACATCCACTGCCTGGTGCCTGACCTGCTGCAGATCACAGCACTGCCGTGCTACTGGGGGGTGATGGACCGCTACGAGGCTGAGGCGCTGCTGGACGGCCGGCCTGAGGGCACCTTCCTACTGCGCGATTCGGCGCAAGAAGACTACCTGTTTTCTGTAAGCTTCCGTCGCTACGGCCGCTCACTACACGCGCGCATCGAGCAGTGGAATCACAACTTCAGCTTCGACGCCCACGACCCCTGCGTGTTCCACGCGGCCACGGTGACGGCGTTGTTGGAGCACTACAAAGACCCCAGTGCCTGCATGTTCTTCGAGCCCCTGCTCACCTCGCCTCTTCACCGGACCTTTCCATTCGGACTGCAGAGCCTGGCCAGGGCCACCATCTGCCGCGGGACCACCTACGACGGCATTGCGGCGCTGCCTCTGCCGCAGGCACTGCAAGACTATCTCAGGGAGTATCACTACAAGCAGAGGGTGCGAGTGCGCTGGCTGGAGCGAGAGCCGCTCAAGGCTAAGTGA